In the Populus trichocarpa isolate Nisqually-1 chromosome 1, P.trichocarpa_v4.1, whole genome shotgun sequence genome, one interval contains:
- the LOC7480371 gene encoding protein PAT1 homolog isoform X3: MGVVLNKLPRLEITLQGEVLRSLSDIDGLAITFSKLNKGVNGPRSTGIISDRGSRESSSAAEWAQGEDFPNWFDQQLLDQDGVEDGTRWSSQPYSSTARVAESKHLYRTSSYPEQQQQQQQQQPHHQHYSSEPILVPKSSYTSNPPLGGQSPQSSPNRSHLNIQYLAGGHQIALSPFSNSQLPLSSLHHGSPHYGGNLPQFSSGLSANSRPPSQQWVNHTGLYPGDHPNRLTNMLQPPLSHQNGIMPPQLIPQLQSQQHRLHPPVQSSSGHLLGMQSQVFNPHLSLSPPMTNNFDTMLGLTDRDQRPKSVQKVRPMVRYPQQGFDVNGQKFDIGWPQFRSKHMTTDEIETILRMQLAATHSNDPYVDDYYHQACLSKKTARAKLRHHFCPIHLRDLPPRARANAEPHAFLQVDALGRIPFSSIRRPRPLLEVEPPNSTGGGNTEQNSAEKPLEQEPMLAARVTIEDGLCLLLDVDDIDRFLEFNQFHEGGTQLRRRRQALLEGLAASMQLVDPLGKNGHTVGLAPKDDFVFLRLVSLPKGQKLLARYLQLIFPGGDLMRIVCMAIFRHLRFLFGGLLFDIGVAETTNNLVRSVSLCVRRMDLCSLSACLAAVVCSSEQPPLRPLGSSAGNGASLILLSVLERATELLNDLHDASDYNATNGALWKASFDEFFSLLIKYCINKYDGIMQSSLSDSDPAESIKRELPMELLRASVPLTNDYQKKLLYDLSQRSLVGQDGDNGGDINSEVVLS, translated from the exons ATGGGGGTAGTATTGAACAAGCTCCCAAGATTGGAGATAACTCTACAG GGTGAGGTTTTACGATCTCTATCTGACATTGATGGTCTTGCAATTACATTTTCAAAG TTGAACAAGGGTGTCAATGGACCGAGAAGCACTGGGATAATTAGTGATAGGGGCTCCAGAGAAA GTTCATCTGCTGCTGAATGGGCACAGGGAGAGGATTTTCCTAATTGGTTTGACCAGCAGCTACTTGACCAAGATGGCGTTGAGGATGGCACAAGATGGTCGTCGCAGCCATATTCTTCTACTGCTCGCGTTGCAGAATCAAAGCATCTATACCGAACCTCTTCATACCctgagcagcagcagcagcagcagcagcagcaaccacaCCACCAACACTACTCTAGTGAACCTATTCTTGTGCCAAAATCTTCTTACACTTCAAATCCTCCCCTGGGTGGCCAATCTCCACAGTCCTCACCGAACCGCAGTCATCTAAATATTCAATATCTTGCTGGTGGCCACCAAATAGCATTATCTCCCTTCTCTAATTCTCAGCTTCCATTGAGCAGCTTACATCATGGATCACCACATTACGGTGGGAATTTGCCTCAATTCAGTTCTGGTCTTTCTGCTAATAGCCGGCCACCAAGCCAACAATGGGTCAACCATACAGGCTTATATCCTGGAGATCATCCCAACCGCTTGACCAATATGTTGCAACCACCATTATCTCATCAGAATGGGATCATGCCTCCACAGTTGATCCCACAACTTCAGTCACAACAGCATAGGTTGCACCCCCCAGTTCAGTCATCATCTGGCCATTTATTGGGCATGCAATCTCAAGTGTTCAATCCCCATCTCTCTTTATCCCCGCCAATGACGAACAACTTTGACACAATGCTTGGTCTGACCGATAGAGATCAAAGACCAAAATCAGTTCAGAAAGTTAGACCAATGGTGCGTTATCCTCAACAAGGCTTTGATGTCAATGGTCAGAAGTTTGATATTGGCTGGCCGCAGTTCAGATCCAAGCATATGACTACTGATGAAATTGAAACTATTCTCAGAATGCAGCTAGCTGCAACACACAGTAATGACCCATACGTGGATGATTATTATCACCAGGCTTGCCTTTCAAAAAAAACAGCCAGGGCAAAGCTCAGACATCATTTCTGCCCAATTCACTTGAGGGATCTTCCTCCCCGAGCACGAGCTAATGCTGAGCCGCATGCTTTTCTCCAGGTCGATGCTCTTGGAAGAATTCCTTTCTCTTCGATTCGTAGGCCTCGTCCTCTTCTTGAAGTTGAACCTCCAAATTCTACTGGTGGTGGTAATACCGAGCAGAATTCTGCTGAGAAGCCCCTAGAACAGGAGCCAATGCTTGCAGCTAGAGTCACAATTGAAGATGGTCTTTGCCTTCTTCTTGATGTAGATGATATTGATCGTTTTCTAGAATTCAATCAGTTCCATGAGGGTGGAACCCAGTTGAGACGCAGGAGGCAGGCCTTGTTGGAAGGGCTGGCAGCATCCATGCAATTGGTTGACCCTCTCGGCAAGAATGGCCACACAGTTGGACTTGCTCCCAaggatgattttgttttcttgcgtTTAGTATCTCTTCCCAAGGGACAGAAGCTCCTTGCAAGGTACCTTCAACTTATTTTTCCGGGTGGTGATCTCATGCGGATTGTCTGCATGGCCATTTTTCGTCATTTAAGGTTTTTGTTTGGAGGTCTCCTGTTTGATATTGGAGTTGCAGAAACCACAAATAACCTTGTAAGGTCTGTATCATTATGTGTTCGTCGCATGGATCTTTGTTCACTCAGTGCCTGTCTTGCTGCAGTGGTTTGCTCCTCAGAGCAGCCGCCCCTTCGCCCCCTTGGAAGCTCAGCTGGAAATGGGGCTTCCCTCATATTATTGTCTGTGTTGGAGAGAGCAACTGAACTATTAAATGATCTTCATGATGCTAGCGACTACAATGCGACAAATGGGGCACTTTGGAAGGCCTCATTTGATGAGTTTTTTAGCCTGCTTATTAAATATTGCATAAATAAATACGATGGTATTATGCAGTCTTCTCTATCAGATTCAGATCCAGCTGAATCTATTAAGAGGGAACTACCTATGGAGCTCTTGCGTGCAAGTGTTCCCCTCACTAATGACTACCAGAAAAAGCTGTTATATGATCTTTCCCAGCGTTCCTTAGTTGGTCAGGATGGTGATAATGGTGGTGACATCAATTCTGAAGTGGTTCTGAGTTAA
- the LOC7480371 gene encoding protein PAT1 homolog isoform X1: protein MMMDGGSIEQAPKIGDNSTEGAVFDASQYAFFGKDHVEEVELGGLEDGEELPAADFEEEEFLFDRQEGEVLRSLSDIDGLAITFSKLNKGVNGPRSTGIISDRGSRESSSAAEWAQGEDFPNWFDQQLLDQDGVEDGTRWSSQPYSSTARVAESKHLYRTSSYPEQQQQQQQQQPHHQHYSSEPILVPKSSYTSNPPLGGQSPQSSPNRSHLNIQYLAGGHQIALSPFSNSQLPLSSLHHGSPHYGGNLPQFSSGLSANSRPPSQQWVNHTGLYPGDHPNRLTNMLQPPLSHQNGIMPPQLIPQLQSQQHRLHPPVQSSSGHLLGMQSQVFNPHLSLSPPMTNNFDTMLGLTDRDQRPKSVQKVRPMVRYPQQGFDVNGQKFDIGWPQFRSKHMTTDEIETILRMQLAATHSNDPYVDDYYHQACLSKKTARAKLRHHFCPIHLRDLPPRARANAEPHAFLQVDALGRIPFSSIRRPRPLLEVEPPNSTGGGNTEQNSAEKPLEQEPMLAARVTIEDGLCLLLDVDDIDRFLEFNQFHEGGTQLRRRRQALLEGLAASMQLVDPLGKNGHTVGLAPKDDFVFLRLVSLPKGQKLLARYLQLIFPGGDLMRIVCMAIFRHLRFLFGGLLFDIGVAETTNNLVRSVSLCVRRMDLCSLSACLAAVVCSSEQPPLRPLGSSAGNGASLILLSVLERATELLNDLHDASDYNATNGALWKASFDEFFSLLIKYCINKYDGIMQSSLSDSDPAESIKRELPMELLRASVPLTNDYQKKLLYDLSQRSLVGQDGDNGGDINSEVVLS from the exons ATGATGATGGATGGGGGTAGTATTGAACAAGCTCCCAAGATTGGAGATAACTCTACAG AAGGTGCTGTATTTGATGCATCTCAATATGCATTCTTTGGTAAAGATCATGTTGAGGAAGTTGAGTTAGGTGGGTTGGAGGATGGCGAGGAGTTGCCTGCCGCTGATTTTGAAGAGGAAGAGTTTCTCTTTGATAGACAAGAG GGTGAGGTTTTACGATCTCTATCTGACATTGATGGTCTTGCAATTACATTTTCAAAG TTGAACAAGGGTGTCAATGGACCGAGAAGCACTGGGATAATTAGTGATAGGGGCTCCAGAGAAA GTTCATCTGCTGCTGAATGGGCACAGGGAGAGGATTTTCCTAATTGGTTTGACCAGCAGCTACTTGACCAAGATGGCGTTGAGGATGGCACAAGATGGTCGTCGCAGCCATATTCTTCTACTGCTCGCGTTGCAGAATCAAAGCATCTATACCGAACCTCTTCATACCctgagcagcagcagcagcagcagcagcagcaaccacaCCACCAACACTACTCTAGTGAACCTATTCTTGTGCCAAAATCTTCTTACACTTCAAATCCTCCCCTGGGTGGCCAATCTCCACAGTCCTCACCGAACCGCAGTCATCTAAATATTCAATATCTTGCTGGTGGCCACCAAATAGCATTATCTCCCTTCTCTAATTCTCAGCTTCCATTGAGCAGCTTACATCATGGATCACCACATTACGGTGGGAATTTGCCTCAATTCAGTTCTGGTCTTTCTGCTAATAGCCGGCCACCAAGCCAACAATGGGTCAACCATACAGGCTTATATCCTGGAGATCATCCCAACCGCTTGACCAATATGTTGCAACCACCATTATCTCATCAGAATGGGATCATGCCTCCACAGTTGATCCCACAACTTCAGTCACAACAGCATAGGTTGCACCCCCCAGTTCAGTCATCATCTGGCCATTTATTGGGCATGCAATCTCAAGTGTTCAATCCCCATCTCTCTTTATCCCCGCCAATGACGAACAACTTTGACACAATGCTTGGTCTGACCGATAGAGATCAAAGACCAAAATCAGTTCAGAAAGTTAGACCAATGGTGCGTTATCCTCAACAAGGCTTTGATGTCAATGGTCAGAAGTTTGATATTGGCTGGCCGCAGTTCAGATCCAAGCATATGACTACTGATGAAATTGAAACTATTCTCAGAATGCAGCTAGCTGCAACACACAGTAATGACCCATACGTGGATGATTATTATCACCAGGCTTGCCTTTCAAAAAAAACAGCCAGGGCAAAGCTCAGACATCATTTCTGCCCAATTCACTTGAGGGATCTTCCTCCCCGAGCACGAGCTAATGCTGAGCCGCATGCTTTTCTCCAGGTCGATGCTCTTGGAAGAATTCCTTTCTCTTCGATTCGTAGGCCTCGTCCTCTTCTTGAAGTTGAACCTCCAAATTCTACTGGTGGTGGTAATACCGAGCAGAATTCTGCTGAGAAGCCCCTAGAACAGGAGCCAATGCTTGCAGCTAGAGTCACAATTGAAGATGGTCTTTGCCTTCTTCTTGATGTAGATGATATTGATCGTTTTCTAGAATTCAATCAGTTCCATGAGGGTGGAACCCAGTTGAGACGCAGGAGGCAGGCCTTGTTGGAAGGGCTGGCAGCATCCATGCAATTGGTTGACCCTCTCGGCAAGAATGGCCACACAGTTGGACTTGCTCCCAaggatgattttgttttcttgcgtTTAGTATCTCTTCCCAAGGGACAGAAGCTCCTTGCAAGGTACCTTCAACTTATTTTTCCGGGTGGTGATCTCATGCGGATTGTCTGCATGGCCATTTTTCGTCATTTAAGGTTTTTGTTTGGAGGTCTCCTGTTTGATATTGGAGTTGCAGAAACCACAAATAACCTTGTAAGGTCTGTATCATTATGTGTTCGTCGCATGGATCTTTGTTCACTCAGTGCCTGTCTTGCTGCAGTGGTTTGCTCCTCAGAGCAGCCGCCCCTTCGCCCCCTTGGAAGCTCAGCTGGAAATGGGGCTTCCCTCATATTATTGTCTGTGTTGGAGAGAGCAACTGAACTATTAAATGATCTTCATGATGCTAGCGACTACAATGCGACAAATGGGGCACTTTGGAAGGCCTCATTTGATGAGTTTTTTAGCCTGCTTATTAAATATTGCATAAATAAATACGATGGTATTATGCAGTCTTCTCTATCAGATTCAGATCCAGCTGAATCTATTAAGAGGGAACTACCTATGGAGCTCTTGCGTGCAAGTGTTCCCCTCACTAATGACTACCAGAAAAAGCTGTTATATGATCTTTCCCAGCGTTCCTTAGTTGGTCAGGATGGTGATAATGGTGGTGACATCAATTCTGAAGTGGTTCTGAGTTAA
- the LOC7480371 gene encoding protein PAT1 homolog isoform X2 has product MMMDGGSIEQAPKIGDNSTGAVFDASQYAFFGKDHVEEVELGGLEDGEELPAADFEEEEFLFDRQEGEVLRSLSDIDGLAITFSKLNKGVNGPRSTGIISDRGSRESSSAAEWAQGEDFPNWFDQQLLDQDGVEDGTRWSSQPYSSTARVAESKHLYRTSSYPEQQQQQQQQQPHHQHYSSEPILVPKSSYTSNPPLGGQSPQSSPNRSHLNIQYLAGGHQIALSPFSNSQLPLSSLHHGSPHYGGNLPQFSSGLSANSRPPSQQWVNHTGLYPGDHPNRLTNMLQPPLSHQNGIMPPQLIPQLQSQQHRLHPPVQSSSGHLLGMQSQVFNPHLSLSPPMTNNFDTMLGLTDRDQRPKSVQKVRPMVRYPQQGFDVNGQKFDIGWPQFRSKHMTTDEIETILRMQLAATHSNDPYVDDYYHQACLSKKTARAKLRHHFCPIHLRDLPPRARANAEPHAFLQVDALGRIPFSSIRRPRPLLEVEPPNSTGGGNTEQNSAEKPLEQEPMLAARVTIEDGLCLLLDVDDIDRFLEFNQFHEGGTQLRRRRQALLEGLAASMQLVDPLGKNGHTVGLAPKDDFVFLRLVSLPKGQKLLARYLQLIFPGGDLMRIVCMAIFRHLRFLFGGLLFDIGVAETTNNLVRSVSLCVRRMDLCSLSACLAAVVCSSEQPPLRPLGSSAGNGASLILLSVLERATELLNDLHDASDYNATNGALWKASFDEFFSLLIKYCINKYDGIMQSSLSDSDPAESIKRELPMELLRASVPLTNDYQKKLLYDLSQRSLVGQDGDNGGDINSEVVLS; this is encoded by the exons ATGATGATGGATGGGGGTAGTATTGAACAAGCTCCCAAGATTGGAGATAACTCTACAG GTGCTGTATTTGATGCATCTCAATATGCATTCTTTGGTAAAGATCATGTTGAGGAAGTTGAGTTAGGTGGGTTGGAGGATGGCGAGGAGTTGCCTGCCGCTGATTTTGAAGAGGAAGAGTTTCTCTTTGATAGACAAGAG GGTGAGGTTTTACGATCTCTATCTGACATTGATGGTCTTGCAATTACATTTTCAAAG TTGAACAAGGGTGTCAATGGACCGAGAAGCACTGGGATAATTAGTGATAGGGGCTCCAGAGAAA GTTCATCTGCTGCTGAATGGGCACAGGGAGAGGATTTTCCTAATTGGTTTGACCAGCAGCTACTTGACCAAGATGGCGTTGAGGATGGCACAAGATGGTCGTCGCAGCCATATTCTTCTACTGCTCGCGTTGCAGAATCAAAGCATCTATACCGAACCTCTTCATACCctgagcagcagcagcagcagcagcagcagcaaccacaCCACCAACACTACTCTAGTGAACCTATTCTTGTGCCAAAATCTTCTTACACTTCAAATCCTCCCCTGGGTGGCCAATCTCCACAGTCCTCACCGAACCGCAGTCATCTAAATATTCAATATCTTGCTGGTGGCCACCAAATAGCATTATCTCCCTTCTCTAATTCTCAGCTTCCATTGAGCAGCTTACATCATGGATCACCACATTACGGTGGGAATTTGCCTCAATTCAGTTCTGGTCTTTCTGCTAATAGCCGGCCACCAAGCCAACAATGGGTCAACCATACAGGCTTATATCCTGGAGATCATCCCAACCGCTTGACCAATATGTTGCAACCACCATTATCTCATCAGAATGGGATCATGCCTCCACAGTTGATCCCACAACTTCAGTCACAACAGCATAGGTTGCACCCCCCAGTTCAGTCATCATCTGGCCATTTATTGGGCATGCAATCTCAAGTGTTCAATCCCCATCTCTCTTTATCCCCGCCAATGACGAACAACTTTGACACAATGCTTGGTCTGACCGATAGAGATCAAAGACCAAAATCAGTTCAGAAAGTTAGACCAATGGTGCGTTATCCTCAACAAGGCTTTGATGTCAATGGTCAGAAGTTTGATATTGGCTGGCCGCAGTTCAGATCCAAGCATATGACTACTGATGAAATTGAAACTATTCTCAGAATGCAGCTAGCTGCAACACACAGTAATGACCCATACGTGGATGATTATTATCACCAGGCTTGCCTTTCAAAAAAAACAGCCAGGGCAAAGCTCAGACATCATTTCTGCCCAATTCACTTGAGGGATCTTCCTCCCCGAGCACGAGCTAATGCTGAGCCGCATGCTTTTCTCCAGGTCGATGCTCTTGGAAGAATTCCTTTCTCTTCGATTCGTAGGCCTCGTCCTCTTCTTGAAGTTGAACCTCCAAATTCTACTGGTGGTGGTAATACCGAGCAGAATTCTGCTGAGAAGCCCCTAGAACAGGAGCCAATGCTTGCAGCTAGAGTCACAATTGAAGATGGTCTTTGCCTTCTTCTTGATGTAGATGATATTGATCGTTTTCTAGAATTCAATCAGTTCCATGAGGGTGGAACCCAGTTGAGACGCAGGAGGCAGGCCTTGTTGGAAGGGCTGGCAGCATCCATGCAATTGGTTGACCCTCTCGGCAAGAATGGCCACACAGTTGGACTTGCTCCCAaggatgattttgttttcttgcgtTTAGTATCTCTTCCCAAGGGACAGAAGCTCCTTGCAAGGTACCTTCAACTTATTTTTCCGGGTGGTGATCTCATGCGGATTGTCTGCATGGCCATTTTTCGTCATTTAAGGTTTTTGTTTGGAGGTCTCCTGTTTGATATTGGAGTTGCAGAAACCACAAATAACCTTGTAAGGTCTGTATCATTATGTGTTCGTCGCATGGATCTTTGTTCACTCAGTGCCTGTCTTGCTGCAGTGGTTTGCTCCTCAGAGCAGCCGCCCCTTCGCCCCCTTGGAAGCTCAGCTGGAAATGGGGCTTCCCTCATATTATTGTCTGTGTTGGAGAGAGCAACTGAACTATTAAATGATCTTCATGATGCTAGCGACTACAATGCGACAAATGGGGCACTTTGGAAGGCCTCATTTGATGAGTTTTTTAGCCTGCTTATTAAATATTGCATAAATAAATACGATGGTATTATGCAGTCTTCTCTATCAGATTCAGATCCAGCTGAATCTATTAAGAGGGAACTACCTATGGAGCTCTTGCGTGCAAGTGTTCCCCTCACTAATGACTACCAGAAAAAGCTGTTATATGATCTTTCCCAGCGTTCCTTAGTTGGTCAGGATGGTGATAATGGTGGTGACATCAATTCTGAAGTGGTTCTGAGTTAA
- the LOC7480371 gene encoding protein PAT1 homolog isoform X4: MIEGLQGEVLRSLSDIDGLAITFSKLNKGVNGPRSTGIISDRGSRESSSAAEWAQGEDFPNWFDQQLLDQDGVEDGTRWSSQPYSSTARVAESKHLYRTSSYPEQQQQQQQQQPHHQHYSSEPILVPKSSYTSNPPLGGQSPQSSPNRSHLNIQYLAGGHQIALSPFSNSQLPLSSLHHGSPHYGGNLPQFSSGLSANSRPPSQQWVNHTGLYPGDHPNRLTNMLQPPLSHQNGIMPPQLIPQLQSQQHRLHPPVQSSSGHLLGMQSQVFNPHLSLSPPMTNNFDTMLGLTDRDQRPKSVQKVRPMVRYPQQGFDVNGQKFDIGWPQFRSKHMTTDEIETILRMQLAATHSNDPYVDDYYHQACLSKKTARAKLRHHFCPIHLRDLPPRARANAEPHAFLQVDALGRIPFSSIRRPRPLLEVEPPNSTGGGNTEQNSAEKPLEQEPMLAARVTIEDGLCLLLDVDDIDRFLEFNQFHEGGTQLRRRRQALLEGLAASMQLVDPLGKNGHTVGLAPKDDFVFLRLVSLPKGQKLLARYLQLIFPGGDLMRIVCMAIFRHLRFLFGGLLFDIGVAETTNNLVRSVSLCVRRMDLCSLSACLAAVVCSSEQPPLRPLGSSAGNGASLILLSVLERATELLNDLHDASDYNATNGALWKASFDEFFSLLIKYCINKYDGIMQSSLSDSDPAESIKRELPMELLRASVPLTNDYQKKLLYDLSQRSLVGQDGDNGGDINSEVVLS; this comes from the exons ATGATTGAGGGGCTGCAG GGTGAGGTTTTACGATCTCTATCTGACATTGATGGTCTTGCAATTACATTTTCAAAG TTGAACAAGGGTGTCAATGGACCGAGAAGCACTGGGATAATTAGTGATAGGGGCTCCAGAGAAA GTTCATCTGCTGCTGAATGGGCACAGGGAGAGGATTTTCCTAATTGGTTTGACCAGCAGCTACTTGACCAAGATGGCGTTGAGGATGGCACAAGATGGTCGTCGCAGCCATATTCTTCTACTGCTCGCGTTGCAGAATCAAAGCATCTATACCGAACCTCTTCATACCctgagcagcagcagcagcagcagcagcagcaaccacaCCACCAACACTACTCTAGTGAACCTATTCTTGTGCCAAAATCTTCTTACACTTCAAATCCTCCCCTGGGTGGCCAATCTCCACAGTCCTCACCGAACCGCAGTCATCTAAATATTCAATATCTTGCTGGTGGCCACCAAATAGCATTATCTCCCTTCTCTAATTCTCAGCTTCCATTGAGCAGCTTACATCATGGATCACCACATTACGGTGGGAATTTGCCTCAATTCAGTTCTGGTCTTTCTGCTAATAGCCGGCCACCAAGCCAACAATGGGTCAACCATACAGGCTTATATCCTGGAGATCATCCCAACCGCTTGACCAATATGTTGCAACCACCATTATCTCATCAGAATGGGATCATGCCTCCACAGTTGATCCCACAACTTCAGTCACAACAGCATAGGTTGCACCCCCCAGTTCAGTCATCATCTGGCCATTTATTGGGCATGCAATCTCAAGTGTTCAATCCCCATCTCTCTTTATCCCCGCCAATGACGAACAACTTTGACACAATGCTTGGTCTGACCGATAGAGATCAAAGACCAAAATCAGTTCAGAAAGTTAGACCAATGGTGCGTTATCCTCAACAAGGCTTTGATGTCAATGGTCAGAAGTTTGATATTGGCTGGCCGCAGTTCAGATCCAAGCATATGACTACTGATGAAATTGAAACTATTCTCAGAATGCAGCTAGCTGCAACACACAGTAATGACCCATACGTGGATGATTATTATCACCAGGCTTGCCTTTCAAAAAAAACAGCCAGGGCAAAGCTCAGACATCATTTCTGCCCAATTCACTTGAGGGATCTTCCTCCCCGAGCACGAGCTAATGCTGAGCCGCATGCTTTTCTCCAGGTCGATGCTCTTGGAAGAATTCCTTTCTCTTCGATTCGTAGGCCTCGTCCTCTTCTTGAAGTTGAACCTCCAAATTCTACTGGTGGTGGTAATACCGAGCAGAATTCTGCTGAGAAGCCCCTAGAACAGGAGCCAATGCTTGCAGCTAGAGTCACAATTGAAGATGGTCTTTGCCTTCTTCTTGATGTAGATGATATTGATCGTTTTCTAGAATTCAATCAGTTCCATGAGGGTGGAACCCAGTTGAGACGCAGGAGGCAGGCCTTGTTGGAAGGGCTGGCAGCATCCATGCAATTGGTTGACCCTCTCGGCAAGAATGGCCACACAGTTGGACTTGCTCCCAaggatgattttgttttcttgcgtTTAGTATCTCTTCCCAAGGGACAGAAGCTCCTTGCAAGGTACCTTCAACTTATTTTTCCGGGTGGTGATCTCATGCGGATTGTCTGCATGGCCATTTTTCGTCATTTAAGGTTTTTGTTTGGAGGTCTCCTGTTTGATATTGGAGTTGCAGAAACCACAAATAACCTTGTAAGGTCTGTATCATTATGTGTTCGTCGCATGGATCTTTGTTCACTCAGTGCCTGTCTTGCTGCAGTGGTTTGCTCCTCAGAGCAGCCGCCCCTTCGCCCCCTTGGAAGCTCAGCTGGAAATGGGGCTTCCCTCATATTATTGTCTGTGTTGGAGAGAGCAACTGAACTATTAAATGATCTTCATGATGCTAGCGACTACAATGCGACAAATGGGGCACTTTGGAAGGCCTCATTTGATGAGTTTTTTAGCCTGCTTATTAAATATTGCATAAATAAATACGATGGTATTATGCAGTCTTCTCTATCAGATTCAGATCCAGCTGAATCTATTAAGAGGGAACTACCTATGGAGCTCTTGCGTGCAAGTGTTCCCCTCACTAATGACTACCAGAAAAAGCTGTTATATGATCTTTCCCAGCGTTCCTTAGTTGGTCAGGATGGTGATAATGGTGGTGACATCAATTCTGAAGTGGTTCTGAGTTAA
- the LOC7480370 gene encoding pumilio homolog 12, whose product METSSGSSDNSMSSAAPSGPSVKNLMLSVANLSLTEGRTGTKNRQGFSPRNCLLAANGGSLQGIQETRINGLPQYQAGFAKSTLVPPPLFPGTIWGSNSMGDGWDFQGSRLQSGAKSFVPNLNYSPSGSVVDEGASIVGSNTGLSDYSVVKNQEKPNNVRNFICLLQGDRFVNYCLDKDGSRTLHGLLSLRDPEITCQICKKVLDLSSRGIPIFFELMLNQHGWQVFSELIDSLNHQQLKLITYVITKDLSIFIALTFHTHGSNLIKKVIRILRRSHLISFVTNNLCAAFLLIMTNRIGSYVVSECLNHLRAEDNKALYEAAITWCLDLAIDHEGSIALIRVINTIQGLQRYRLLNILSRNAVFLSQDPEGNYVIQKVISLNNPLFTQNVCHLLIGHYETISLQKGGSHIVEKCLDTEWKGWIIENFLSNTNTLLHVAKDAFGNYVIQKALKVTKKSGSPLYHKLLSRLKPHLSILQSGYGRNVFNLITGGQSVTKV is encoded by the coding sequence ATGGAGACATCTTCAGGTTCTTCTGATAACTCAATGTCTTCTGCTGCGCCTTCAGGTCCTTCTGTCAAAAACCTTATGCTTTCTGTCGCCAATCTTTCCTTGACAGAAGGGAGAACTGGCACAAAAAACCGTCAGGGTTTTTCTCCAAGGAACTGCCTTTTGGCTGCTAATGGTGGTTCTTTACAAGGAATTCAAGAAACCAGGATTAATGGGTTACCACAGTATCAGGCCGGGTTTGCGAAATCGACTCTAGTTCCACCGCCACTGTTTCCTGGAACTATCTGGGGATCAAACAGTATGGGCGATGGATGGGATTTCCAAGGTTCAAGATTGCAGTCCGGGGCAAAGAGTTTTGTTCCGAATTTAAACTACTCTCCGAGTGGTTCTGTCGTCGATGAGGGAGCAAGTATTGTTGGTTCTAACACAGGACTAAGTGATTACAGTGTGGTGAAGAATCAAGAAAAGCCTAACAACGTAAGGAACTTCATTTGTCTGCTTCAAGGAGATAGATTTGTCAACTATTGTTTAGACAAAGATGGTTCAAGAACACTTCATGGCTTATTGAGTTTGAGGGACCCAGAGATTACATGTCAGATATGCAAGAAAGTTTTGGACTTGTCATCAAGAGGAATCCCCATTTTTTTCGAGCTGATGCTTAATCAACATGGATGGCAAGTCTTTTCTGAGCTAATTGATTCATTGAATCATCAACAGTTGAAATTGATTACATATGTGATAACCAAGGACTTGTCCATTTTTATTGCATTGACATTCCACACACACGGTTCGAACTTGATAAAGAAGGTCATTAGAATACTCAGGAGATCACATTTGATTTCGTTCGTGACCAACAATCTGTGTGCTGCGTTTCTTCTGATCATGACCAATCGGATAGGTTCGTATGTTGTATCGGAGTGCTTAAACCACCTGAGAGCTGAAGATAACAAGGCATTATATGAAGCAGCCATTACATGGTGTCTTGATTTAGCAATAGACCATGAAGGATCCATAGCCTTAATCAGGGTCATTAACACCATCCAAGGTCTGCAAAGATATCGGCTCCTGAATATCCTATCTAGAAATGCAGTATTCCTGTCGCAGGATCCGGAAGGGAACTATGTGATTCAGAAGGTCATATCACTCAATAATCCTTTATTCACCCAAAATGTATGTCATCTCCTTATAGGCCATTATGAAACCATATCCTTGCAGAAAGGAGGCAGTCATATTGTCGAAAAATGCTTGGATACAGAGTGGAAGGGTTGgataattgagaattttctaagCAACACCAACACACTATTGCATGTTGCTAAAGATGCATTTGGTAATTATGTGATCCAGAAAGCACTGAAAGTCACCAAGAAATCAGGCAGTCCACTCTACCACAAACTTTTGTCGCGCCTGAAGCCGCATCTTAGCATTCTGCAGTCTGGATACGGAAGGAATGTCTTCAATTTGATCACCGGTGGACAGTCAGTTACGAAGGTGTAG